In the genome of Ktedonobacteraceae bacterium, one region contains:
- a CDS encoding sigma-70 family RNA polymerase sigma factor, whose translation MHTPVSLRTICHVMLSLWPCLLCLFLPGLIEVVSNRPATDGSEFQAFYQENLRPIYRYIYSKVRNREEAEDLTSQVFLKAIRHLDFNHSSQGRRKWLYQVARTTITDFWRAHYSMSSISLETLLESDWDGPLDDSSIEENGNATERVHRILEALPEQYRAVLTCRFLLGLSIKETAVKLNLTEVNVKTLQFRGLKRAVDLDDQ comes from the coding sequence ATGCATACACCTGTTTCGCTACGCACTATTTGCCATGTTATGCTTTCACTCTGGCCCTGTCTGCTCTGCCTGTTCCTGCCTGGCTTAATCGAAGTTGTCTCGAATCGCCCGGCTACAGATGGGTCTGAATTTCAGGCGTTCTACCAGGAGAACCTGCGTCCCATTTATCGTTATATCTATAGCAAAGTGAGAAACCGTGAAGAGGCCGAGGACCTCACCTCTCAAGTTTTCCTCAAGGCCATCCGCCATCTTGATTTCAATCACAGTTCACAAGGCAGGCGCAAATGGCTCTATCAAGTTGCCCGGACGACTATCACTGACTTCTGGCGCGCTCACTATAGCATGTCCTCAATCTCCCTGGAAACGTTGCTCGAATCTGATTGGGATGGACCTCTCGATGACTCCTCCATTGAAGAGAACGGCAACGCTACAGAACGCGTTCATCGCATTCTGGAGGCGCTGCCGGAACAATATCGAGCAGTCCTGACTTGCCGTTTCCTGCTCGGCCTCTCCATCAAAGAAACCGCTGTGAAATTGAACCTGACCGAAGTCAACGTCAAAACATTACAGTTTCGTGGCCTCAAACGCGCTGTCGATCTCGATGACCAGTAG
- a CDS encoding LuxR C-terminal-related transcriptional regulator, which produces MAEHLRQTINFPIPPVEKTRYDRLVAAIRATLDPAIFAIAWAKGRASTVEQLISAREQDVLLDRGAQGNEPEVEHIYSSPSLLPTASLAYPAGLTQREVEVLRLAARGLTNNEIARELGLSEKTIAHHLTHIFNKTSSDNRAAAVAFAIHHSLA; this is translated from the coding sequence TTGGCAGAACACTTACGGCAGACGATCAATTTCCCTATTCCTCCGGTAGAGAAGACCAGGTATGATCGCCTGGTCGCGGCCATACGCGCCACCCTGGACCCGGCTATCTTCGCGATTGCCTGGGCTAAGGGCCGCGCGTCAACTGTTGAGCAGCTTATCAGCGCGCGCGAGCAAGATGTGCTACTAGATAGAGGGGCGCAGGGCAACGAGCCCGAGGTAGAGCATATCTACTCGTCTCCTTCTCTGCTGCCCACTGCTTCGTTGGCCTATCCCGCCGGGCTGACTCAGCGAGAAGTGGAGGTACTGCGCCTGGCCGCACGCGGGCTGACCAACAATGAGATAGCCAGAGAATTGGGACTGAGCGAAAAAACCATCGCTCATCATCTCACTCATATCTTCAACAAAACATCCAGTGACAATCGCGCCGCTGCTGTTGCTTTTGCCATCCATCATAGCCTCGCTTGA
- a CDS encoding RNA polymerase sigma factor: MQQHQYTARDDSPIAVMYRQYAPVIFAYLCRHTAYREDAEDLLLEVFLAAMEHSKFAELVENEQQSWLWAVARNKVVDHYRRSTRHASINLMQAADTVFENEELAPDQVALRNEEYAHLHVKLKELPALQQEVLRLRFGNSMRCSEIAAILEKSEGSVRMLLSRTLKLLRTIYEQH, encoded by the coding sequence ATGCAGCAGCACCAATACACGGCACGTGATGATTCACCCATCGCTGTCATGTACCGGCAGTACGCGCCGGTCATTTTTGCCTATCTCTGCCGGCATACCGCATATCGCGAGGATGCTGAAGACCTGCTGCTGGAAGTGTTTCTGGCGGCGATGGAACACAGCAAATTCGCGGAGCTGGTCGAAAATGAGCAGCAATCCTGGCTCTGGGCGGTCGCGCGCAACAAGGTAGTAGATCACTACCGGCGCTCAACACGGCATGCCAGCATAAACTTGATGCAGGCGGCAGACACGGTGTTCGAGAACGAGGAACTCGCTCCCGACCAGGTGGCCCTGCGCAATGAGGAATATGCGCACCTGCATGTAAAGTTGAAGGAGCTGCCGGCGCTCCAACAGGAAGTATTGCGATTACGTTTCGGCAACAGCATGCGTTGCTCCGAAATTGCTGCCATTCTTGAGAAAAGCGAGGGATCGGTTCGGATGCTGCTCTCTCGCACGCTGAAACTCTTGCGAACCATCTACGAGCAACACTGA